From a single Capsicum annuum cultivar UCD-10X-F1 chromosome 12, UCD10Xv1.1, whole genome shotgun sequence genomic region:
- the LOC107849163 gene encoding uncharacterized protein LOC107849163 has product MVVNKEDPGAFTIPCTIRVYKFGKALCDLGSSINLMPLAVFQKLGLGAPKPTIMRLLMDDCSIKKPIGVLYDVLVKVDQIIFLENFIILDCDIDHEVPIILGRPFLATVKALVDVECYEIKFWVNNKEVSFNV; this is encoded by the coding sequence ATGGTGGTGAATAAAGAAGACCCGGGTGCATTTACTATTCCTTGTACTATTAGGGTGTACAAATTTGGAAAAGCATTATGTGATCTTGGgtcaagtattaatttgatgccattagCCGTGTTTCAAAAGTTAGGCTTGGGTGCTCCTAAGCCTACCATTATGAGGCTTCTAATGGACGATTGTTCAATCAAAAAGCCCATTGGTGTgttgtatgatgttttggtaaaagttGACCAGATTATCTTTCTGGAAAACTtcattattcttgattgtgacatTGATCATGAGGTCCCAATCATTCTTGGTAGACCATTCTTGGCTACCGTAAAGGCTTTAGTGGATGTGGAATGTTATGAGATAAAATTTTGGGTGAACAATAAAGAAGTATCCTTCAATGTGTGA